Proteins from one Leptonema illini DSM 21528 genomic window:
- a CDS encoding cytochrome P450 has product MPSLERPPGPSRLQALRLVPMIRRNPIHFFQHMLQAYGPISHFHILREHVYLVQEPEWIEQILVARAKSYHKSPLYRELQRVIGNGLLTAEDEQWKKERRLLQPAFHAKRLQLYGDIMREEAEVVCRRWFDRLARDEYFETDLLAEMMELTFAIVGRCLFQADLSRYTERVKHSLDTALVEITERITQLIPPPIWLPLPGHRRLLRSLATLDAIVQDLIKERMQNPTDDMLSLMLQSVDEQGNAMSAKQIRDETLTLILAGHETTANALTWTFYLLDKNRDSLLQAAREASKVQTGADFREANFLRAVFDESLRLFPPAWEIERRATVTHTIQTSSGEVLIPENTNIAMCIYMMHRDERFWPEPHRFLPERFLEDRRHGFAYLPFGGGPRICIGNQFAINEAMIILSALLARFDVQTLVDPDPAPLVTLRPRKGMPVRIRKRKSI; this is encoded by the coding sequence ATGCCTTCTTTAGAACGTCCGCCCGGACCGTCGCGACTCCAGGCACTGCGGCTTGTACCGATGATTCGCCGCAACCCCATCCACTTTTTTCAGCATATGCTACAGGCCTACGGGCCGATCAGCCACTTCCACATCCTGAGAGAACACGTGTATCTCGTTCAGGAGCCCGAGTGGATCGAGCAGATCCTCGTCGCCAGGGCAAAGTCTTATCATAAAAGTCCGCTCTATCGGGAGCTACAGAGGGTGATCGGCAACGGATTGCTCACGGCCGAAGACGAGCAGTGGAAGAAAGAGCGCCGGCTGCTGCAGCCTGCCTTTCACGCGAAGCGACTGCAGCTTTACGGCGATATCATGCGCGAAGAGGCCGAAGTCGTATGCCGGCGATGGTTCGATCGTCTGGCGCGCGACGAATACTTCGAAACCGATCTGCTCGCCGAGATGATGGAGCTGACCTTTGCCATCGTCGGTCGCTGTCTTTTTCAGGCCGATCTTTCGCGTTATACAGAGCGGGTGAAGCACAGCCTTGATACGGCTCTTGTCGAGATTACCGAACGCATCACACAGTTGATCCCGCCGCCGATCTGGCTGCCTCTGCCCGGTCACAGACGACTTCTTCGTTCGCTTGCGACTCTCGATGCCATCGTGCAGGATCTGATTAAAGAACGCATGCAGAATCCGACCGATGACATGCTCTCGCTGATGCTGCAGAGCGTCGACGAACAGGGAAACGCCATGAGCGCGAAACAGATACGCGATGAAACGCTGACGCTGATCCTTGCCGGCCATGAGACGACGGCAAACGCCCTTACGTGGACCTTTTATCTTCTTGATAAGAATCGCGACAGCCTGTTACAGGCGGCCCGGGAAGCATCAAAGGTTCAGACTGGTGCGGATTTTCGTGAGGCGAACTTCTTACGGGCTGTGTTCGACGAATCGTTACGGCTCTTTCCTCCAGCATGGGAGATAGAGAGACGCGCCACTGTTACACATACGATTCAAACGTCATCAGGTGAAGTACTGATTCCCGAGAATACGAATATCGCCATGTGTATTTATATGATGCATAGAGATGAACGGTTCTGGCCGGAGCCGCATCGCTTTCTGCCCGAGCGATTTCTTGAAGACAGACGACATGGCTTTGCTTATCTTCCGTTCGGTGGCGGACCGCGCATCTGCATCGGAAATCAATTCGCCATCAACGAGGCGATGATCATTCTGAGCGCTCTGCTTGCCCGTTTCGATGTTCAGACGCTTGTCGATCCTGATCCGGCGCCTCTTGTTACGCTCCGTCCGCGAAAGGGCATGCCCGTGCGCATAAGAAAAAGGAAAAGCATTTGA
- a CDS encoding putative bifunctional diguanylate cyclase/phosphodiesterase: protein MDFSLSTALLGSLLSSLVLTGAMMYLASRPDATASLRWWTAGFALLFLRYALILLKPYIGETASDFLAESSHALSALIIFVGTARMMGRRLPFWPITLSGAAAVVWTAIAVYWIRDFFWLALPLYFFAGTVLCATGVVMFRQHRRERGQGYGLAAIGFFLWGLHKFDYPFLRPLEWFAPIGFMMSQLATMHLSVVLILIALNRQSRRAARQSDRVRYFSEHDLLTGLPSRRTLTTILDRAMKNSEAPLLVVFLDIRKFHEINEGLGQKIGDQVLRTVARRLYDTGQGHDIIARVGGDEFAIVVHSSPEEEALGALLRRITVDLESPIPIGEQEIRVDATIGVAYYPRDGRTAEEVMKNAGTALSDARRSGVRFRDFGELRSGEMLERMNLRRDLFGALKREEFFLVYQPQIDLATGQICGLEALMRWKHPQRGDIPPTVFVPLAESTEFILLLGEWVLDQALKDLARLEKAGFSLRLAVNLSAVQFKHEELTNAILRFLDSAGVSPDRLELEITESTVIHDERFVERVMDHLHRIGLQFAIDDFGTGYSSLSVLRRLPFDRLKIDRSFIQDVATDAGVKNIVEAIIWMAHSLNLKVLAEGVETDEQLTALKMLGCDEAQGYLLGRPVSLNLLIDRLSREAGRHSTESI from the coding sequence ATGGATTTTTCTCTCTCTACAGCTCTTCTTGGTTCTCTTCTGAGCAGTCTTGTTCTTACCGGCGCCATGATGTATCTGGCCTCGCGTCCCGACGCTACGGCCTCTCTGCGATGGTGGACGGCCGGTTTTGCCCTGCTCTTTCTGCGATATGCGCTCATACTGCTCAAGCCGTATATCGGCGAAACGGCGTCTGACTTTCTGGCCGAATCGTCGCATGCTCTATCGGCGTTGATCATCTTCGTCGGCACGGCGCGCATGATGGGTCGACGTCTGCCGTTCTGGCCGATTACGCTCAGCGGCGCCGCAGCGGTGGTCTGGACGGCCATTGCCGTTTACTGGATCCGGGATTTCTTCTGGCTTGCTCTTCCGTTGTATTTTTTCGCCGGCACCGTGCTCTGCGCCACCGGCGTGGTGATGTTCAGACAGCATCGGCGAGAACGAGGTCAGGGCTACGGACTCGCTGCCATCGGCTTCTTTCTGTGGGGACTGCATAAATTCGACTATCCGTTTCTGCGTCCGCTTGAGTGGTTTGCTCCGATCGGATTCATGATGTCGCAGCTGGCGACGATGCATCTGTCGGTCGTTCTCATACTTATCGCGCTCAATCGTCAGAGCCGGCGTGCGGCGCGACAGAGCGATCGCGTGCGCTATTTCAGCGAACACGATCTGTTAACCGGATTGCCCAGCCGTAGAACGCTTACGACGATTCTCGATCGCGCGATGAAAAACTCCGAGGCGCCGCTGCTTGTCGTCTTTCTCGACATCCGCAAGTTTCACGAGATCAATGAAGGCCTCGGCCAGAAGATCGGCGATCAGGTGCTGCGCACCGTAGCGCGACGGCTATACGATACGGGACAGGGACATGATATCATCGCCCGCGTCGGTGGAGACGAATTCGCCATCGTCGTTCACTCCTCTCCTGAAGAAGAGGCGCTCGGCGCATTGCTGCGTCGTATAACGGTCGATCTCGAATCGCCGATACCGATCGGCGAACAGGAGATTCGCGTCGACGCCACTATCGGCGTCGCCTATTATCCGCGCGACGGGCGCACGGCCGAAGAGGTGATGAAAAACGCAGGCACCGCTCTCAGTGACGCACGCCGCAGCGGGGTACGTTTTCGCGATTTCGGCGAACTCAGATCGGGCGAAATGCTTGAGCGCATGAATCTGCGTCGCGACCTGTTCGGAGCTCTAAAGCGAGAAGAATTCTTTCTTGTATATCAGCCTCAAATCGATCTCGCCACGGGGCAGATTTGCGGGCTTGAGGCGCTGATGCGCTGGAAACATCCTCAGCGCGGCGATATACCGCCGACGGTTTTCGTTCCTCTCGCCGAAAGCACGGAGTTCATTCTTCTGCTCGGTGAATGGGTACTCGACCAGGCCTTAAAAGATCTGGCCCGGCTTGAAAAGGCCGGCTTTTCGTTACGTCTTGCCGTGAATCTTTCTGCCGTGCAGTTCAAACACGAAGAGCTGACGAATGCCATCCTGCGCTTTCTCGATTCGGCGGGCGTCTCACCGGATCGTCTCGAACTCGAGATCACCGAAAGCACGGTTATCCATGACGAGCGATTTGTGGAACGGGTCATGGATCATCTGCATCGCATCGGCCTTCAATTCGCCATCGATGATTTCGGGACTGGCTATTCCTCGCTAAGCGTACTGCGCCGACTGCCTTTCGATCGCCTGAAGATCGATCGCTCGTTTATCCAGGATGTGGCCACCGATGCCGGTGTGAAAAACATCGTGGAGGCCATCATCTGGATGGCGCATAGCCTGAATTTAAAAGTGCTGGCCGAGGGCGTTGAAACGGACGAGCAGCTTACCGCTCTGAAGATGCTCGGCTGTGACGAAGCGCAGGGTTATCTGCTTGGCCGCCCCGTTTCTCTCAATCTGCTCATCGACAGACTGTCGCGCGAAGCGGGTCGACACAGCACAGAGTCGATTTGA
- the hemF gene encoding oxygen-dependent coproporphyrinogen oxidase: MEKRKVFESAVRICHDMQDRITTALEELEMNNASSGRASIFKEDLWDHGDTTSTILTGGGGRSRAIENGRIFEKGGVNVSDVSGRFSEEMARAQPGESSRFRATGISLVLHPKNPHAPTVHANFRVIKRITEQGDIDRMWFGGGADLTPHLFYEEDARHFHKAWSDLCLRHREIADYGKMKQDCDAYFFLPHRAEARGIGGIFYDYQEENADQWLAFMKEAGEAFLESYVPIIKRRSDMPFTEAEREFQLYRRGRYVEFNLIHDRGTLFGLRTGGRIESILMSLPSPVHWRYNYHPENDLSLPEALRRQIAELYSALKEPRNWIP, from the coding sequence ATGGAGAAGCGCAAGGTTTTTGAATCGGCTGTGAGGATCTGCCACGATATGCAGGATCGTATCACGACGGCGCTTGAAGAGCTGGAGATGAACAACGCCTCTTCGGGAAGGGCTTCCATCTTCAAGGAAGATCTGTGGGATCACGGCGATACCACATCGACGATTCTCACCGGCGGCGGCGGACGCAGTCGGGCCATCGAGAACGGGCGCATATTCGAGAAAGGCGGCGTCAACGTATCGGATGTAAGCGGACGCTTCTCTGAAGAGATGGCGCGTGCGCAACCGGGCGAATCCAGTCGCTTTCGCGCAACGGGCATCTCGCTTGTGCTGCATCCGAAGAACCCGCATGCGCCGACCGTTCATGCAAACTTTCGCGTGATCAAGCGCATCACCGAGCAGGGCGACATCGACCGTATGTGGTTCGGCGGCGGAGCCGATCTCACTCCCCATCTTTTCTACGAAGAGGATGCGCGGCATTTCCATAAGGCCTGGAGCGACCTGTGTCTTCGTCACCGCGAGATCGCCGATTACGGCAAGATGAAGCAGGATTGCGATGCCTATTTCTTTCTACCACATCGCGCAGAGGCTCGCGGAATCGGCGGTATATTCTATGACTATCAAGAGGAAAATGCCGATCAGTGGCTTGCTTTCATGAAAGAGGCCGGCGAGGCCTTTCTCGAATCCTATGTGCCGATCATAAAGCGGCGCTCAGATATGCCATTCACCGAGGCGGAGCGCGAATTCCAGCTCTACCGCCGCGGCCGTTACGTCGAATTTAACCTGATTCACGATAGGGGCACGCTTTTCGGTCTGCGCACCGGCGGACGCATCGAATCCATCCTCATGAGCCTTCCGTCTCCCGTTCACTGGAGATATAACTATCATCCAGAAAACGATCTTTCACTTCCTGAAGCGCTGCGCCGTCAGATAGCCGAACTCTACTCGGCGCTCAAAGAGCCGCGCAACTGGATACCCTGA
- a CDS encoding metallophosphoesterase family protein, producing MFSFLRNKKPRTIFIGDVHGCIDELQAMCKRLRLSQEDRIVMLGDLINRGPDPAAVVAFVAEKKFDCLMGNHEDEYLKEYKHEEKYAALREELGLDLHLWIEERPLWIDHPSFLCVHAGLKPGALPASNDRRYLLNIRTWDGEGRDIKTPSNPAWYEYYTQPRPVFYGHWAQQGLTIRRNTVGLDSGCVYGRALSAWILEEERLVQQKSKRVYYVPPALRKKVVTDNTESRSRASR from the coding sequence ATGTTCTCTTTTTTACGAAATAAAAAGCCGCGAACGATCTTTATCGGCGATGTGCATGGTTGCATTGATGAACTGCAGGCCATGTGCAAGCGCCTGCGCCTGTCGCAGGAGGATCGCATCGTCATGCTTGGCGATCTGATCAATCGCGGTCCCGATCCTGCTGCCGTCGTCGCCTTTGTCGCCGAAAAGAAATTCGACTGTCTGATGGGCAACCATGAAGACGAATACTTGAAAGAATACAAACACGAAGAGAAGTATGCCGCTCTTCGCGAAGAGCTTGGACTTGATCTGCATCTCTGGATCGAAGAGAGGCCGCTATGGATCGATCATCCGTCCTTTTTATGCGTTCACGCCGGATTGAAGCCGGGCGCGCTTCCCGCATCGAATGACAGGCGTTATTTACTGAACATCCGCACGTGGGATGGCGAAGGCCGCGATATTAAAACTCCGTCGAATCCAGCATGGTACGAGTATTATACGCAGCCTCGCCCCGTTTTCTACGGACACTGGGCACAGCAGGGATTGACGATCCGTCGCAACACCGTCGGTCTTGACTCCGGTTGCGTATATGGCCGGGCGCTTTCGGCCTGGATTCTTGAAGAGGAGCGGCTCGTGCAGCAGAAGTCGAAGCGGGTCTATTATGTACCGCCGGCGCTTCGCAAGAAGGTGGTTACAGATAATACCGAAAGCCGTAGCAGAGCTTCTCGCTGA
- a CDS encoding phospholipase D-like domain-containing protein, which produces MRPETPVQLFFEGDHFCDALIDDLRRAERSVLMEFYIFNYDHSGTHLLSVLKDLSVNHDVHVRLMLDGIGSRSALPAIYAFLAGTGVELAVYKPVSLFSIFRSGMHRRNHRKIVLIDRRICYVGGMNIKDENSHRLSGPSRWRDTMMRIEKNDRNRSFFRFLFAGMLLLFQSVRYGVYPLSLSNMLRVRAKSIRSIAALRVRLKQWHRRSILTEPNLYTTLFRRDRASYRRNYFRLLRSAKKQMFLSSPYFVANHRLTRLLRMKARSGVDVRILTAGTTDVWSARQAGRATYDALLRSGVRVFEMEGRVFHAKQSLIDDVSVIGSGNLDYRSFLHNQEVMVQCTDPDLAKSLILQWGIDINEAREIHLSEWRRRSLWQKISEKLCYGFRYYL; this is translated from the coding sequence ATGCGGCCCGAGACACCCGTTCAGCTCTTTTTCGAAGGAGACCATTTCTGTGATGCGCTGATTGACGATCTGCGACGGGCTGAGCGGTCCGTGCTGATGGAGTTCTACATCTTCAACTACGATCATTCGGGCACGCATCTTCTTTCGGTATTGAAAGATCTGTCGGTCAATCACGACGTGCATGTGCGGCTGATGCTTGACGGCATCGGCAGTCGTTCGGCCCTGCCGGCTATTTATGCGTTTCTGGCAGGAACCGGAGTCGAGCTGGCTGTGTATAAACCTGTAAGCCTTTTCTCAATCTTTCGGTCGGGCATGCACAGACGTAATCACCGTAAGATCGTACTCATCGATCGCAGGATCTGCTACGTCGGCGGCATGAATATCAAGGATGAGAACAGTCATCGGTTGTCCGGCCCTTCGCGCTGGCGCGATACGATGATGCGTATCGAGAAGAACGATCGTAATCGCTCCTTCTTCCGGTTTCTCTTCGCGGGTATGCTTCTGCTCTTTCAATCCGTGCGTTACGGAGTGTACCCGCTGTCGTTGTCGAATATGCTCAGAGTAAGAGCAAAGTCTATCAGGTCCATTGCCGCTCTTCGTGTTCGCTTGAAGCAGTGGCATCGTCGTTCGATACTGACCGAGCCCAATCTCTATACGACGCTGTTTCGCCGTGACCGTGCTTCTTATAGAAGAAACTATTTCAGGCTGCTGCGATCGGCAAAGAAGCAGATGTTCCTGAGCTCCCCATATTTTGTGGCCAACCATCGTCTGACGCGCCTGCTGCGTATGAAGGCGCGCAGTGGGGTCGATGTGCGCATTCTTACCGCCGGCACGACCGACGTCTGGTCGGCGCGACAGGCCGGTCGGGCTACGTATGATGCGCTGTTACGATCCGGAGTCCGTGTCTTTGAGATGGAGGGCAGGGTATTTCATGCGAAACAGAGTCTGATCGACGATGTGTCCGTTATTGGATCGGGCAATCTCGACTACCGTAGCTTTCTGCACAATCAGGAGGTGATGGTGCAGTGTACCGATCCTGATCTCGCGAAAAGCCTGATTCTACAATGGGGAATCGATATTAACGAGGCTCGCGAGATCCATCTGTCAGAGTGGAGGCGACGCAGCCTGTGGCAGAAGATCAGCGAGAAGCTCTGCTACGGCTTTCGGTATTATCTGTAA